A stretch of DNA from Saccharospirillum mangrovi:
GCAGCAAAACGCTGCCACTGATCATCACCTGATCAATGCTCAAGGCGTGGTATTCGTAACCATGACGGTCTTGATTGTCGTCGTCTTTATTGTCGTCGCCCACGCTGTGCCGCCAGCGCTGCGATGCCCATTGAAAATACGCAACTTCGCGGCAGCCCTCCTGGTGCAGTAATTCCAACAAGCAGGCTTCAAGAAAATCGTGCAGTTCACCCTGGCGTTCCAGTTCAGTCGCCAAACGCACCAGACCACGCAGGCGGCTTTGGCGCTCACGCATCAAGCGGTTTTGTTCTGCCAGTACCGCTTCAGACTTAAGCCGGTCGGTGATGTCTTCAATGGTCAGCAGCGCCCGCTCGGTCTGGTTCATCATGGTTGGCGAGATATAGACGATGACGGTCAGCTCGCGGCCGCTGAGGGTGTGCATTTGCCACTGACTGGGAGAGACGCCGCTGTGGTGCGTTTCTTTAACCAGGCGCAACAAGCTGTAGAGCGAGCTGCGACCATCGGCCTGGTGACGCGGCAACAGGTCGATCAACTGCAGGTCGTCGCTGTCGCCGACCTCGAATAAACGCCGCGCGGCCTGATTGAAATTGGTCACCCGACCCTTGGGATTAATCACCAAGGCCGGCTGTACGGCGGTGTCGAAAAAGGCGCGATAACGGGCGTCACTTTCCTGCAGCTGTCGCTCCAAACCCAGGCGTTCAATTTCGGTTACGGCGCGGTCGGTATAGAGCTCCAGCGCCCGGTCCAGCGTCTGGCTGGTGCTGAACGTCTTGTCGTGACACAGCACCAGAACGCCCAGCCATTCGCCCTGATGGTTGTCGAGACGGATGGCGATGACGTGGCGGATTTCGTCCAGGTTGGTCAGGCCATGACCAATGGCTTTGTCGTAGATGAGTTCTGCGCGCGCCTGATAACGCAACACGCTGAGTTCGGTGTTGTCGGTCAGCACGGTGTAGGGCGCAATCAACAAGCCATCGTGAACCCGCGCCAGCGATTCGAGGTTCTGCCCCTCAACCACCCGCATGATGGCGACTTGACGAATGTCCAGCAGGTACGCCAGACGACGGCACAGACTTTCCAGAAACGCCTGACCGGTGGCAACGGCGACATCGGCATTCAGACTTTCCAGCGCCGCATCGAGGCGGGAATGGCGGCGCGATTCGCGTTGCAACTGGTTGCTGTCGAGTAAGGCGCCGTAGGAATGCAACAGGCCATTGGCATCGCGCTTGAACGACGAGCGCTCTTCCACCACCCGATAGCCCTGCTGCCGGTGGCGAATGCGATAGCGCAAACTCATCGGGCTTTCGGTGATGCGGCAACGGTCGTATTCCGAACCGATGCGCACCCGGTCGTCCGGATGAATCATTTCGTAGAGGTAACAACGCGGTTCATCGCCGAGAAAATCGGCGGCGGGAAATCCGGTCAGATCTTCGATGGTGTCGCTGACGTTGAGCAACCGCCACAGATCCGGATTTTCTTGAGACGGCACCGCTTCATACAGCACCAAAGGCAACTGTGTTAGCCAAGCCGTCATTTCCGTCTGCTCGTCGTCCTTTGTTGCTTGCCCTGACTGCTCCGTCATGCCGATCCGTACTGTTTGATGACTGCCCAATAGAGACGAAAGTCTAGCGAGTCAGGACGGTTTTGCCGACTTTTTGCGGTTCAACAGGCACAAAAAAGGCGTGGCCGGAAGCCACGCCAAAGGTTTGCCTATCATTCGGCTTGAACGCCTTGCAGCGTTCGTTGGAAATCAGATGCGGTTTTCAGTGGTGCCGTCGAAGAACACCGCCTTGCTCATGTTGAACAACAGGTCCATCAGTTCGCCCGGTTTGCCGGCTTCGGTCGGGTGCACACGGCATTCGCATTCCTGGCCGTTGATGTGCGTCAGCACCAGGGTGTCGGCACCGGTCGGCTCGGTCACTTCGATCTTCACCGGCACGCGGGTAACGAACGGTTGTGCTTCAACATGCGGCATGACGTGGGTGATCTGTTCCGGACGAATGCCCAGCACGACAGTTTTGCCTTCGTGCGCTGACAAGTCGGCCTGCGACGGATCGACC
This window harbors:
- a CDS encoding EAL domain-containing protein, with translation MTAWLTQLPLVLYEAVPSQENPDLWRLLNVSDTIEDLTGFPAADFLGDEPRCYLYEMIHPDDRVRIGSEYDRCRITESPMSLRYRIRHRQQGYRVVEERSSFKRDANGLLHSYGALLDSNQLQRESRRHSRLDAALESLNADVAVATGQAFLESLCRRLAYLLDIRQVAIMRVVEGQNLESLARVHDGLLIAPYTVLTDNTELSVLRYQARAELIYDKAIGHGLTNLDEIRHVIAIRLDNHQGEWLGVLVLCHDKTFSTSQTLDRALELYTDRAVTEIERLGLERQLQESDARYRAFFDTAVQPALVINPKGRVTNFNQAARRLFEVGDSDDLQLIDLLPRHQADGRSSLYSLLRLVKETHHSGVSPSQWQMHTLSGRELTVIVYISPTMMNQTERALLTIEDITDRLKSEAVLAEQNRLMRERQSRLRGLVRLATELERQGELHDFLEACLLELLHQEGCREVAYFQWASQRWRHSVGDDNKDDDNQDRHGYEYHALSIDQVMISGSVLLREDDEPWVYMPLFDSGTPVAVLVVGSREAGFRDREFIDLLHQTIALAFDNLMQRLTLHQQAMRDSLTDLGNRAQLHAWVRDTLEEQPDQSASLLLFDLNRFKEINDTLGHHFGDRLLCEIGPRIVDILARDNSWGIARLGGDEFAVFLPQQSQSQALALAELIGEALRQPYLIDSMKLQVEASIGVSHYPTQGRDGHELLRCADVAMYAAKSKGQTVVVFNSDLDASTPQRIAVLSELDQGLQAGHLWVAYQPVIFAADGRIGGLEALVRWRHPELGDLSPTDFIPLAEMGQGIRQITDFVLRTSLAAVAHWRETVKDDLYMAVNLSSRVLLDHALPQQVSRLLKEFNLPGSALVLELTESTLLSDPLRAVDIIEQLAELGVQLEVDDFGTGYSSLAYLKSLPIQALKIDKSFIADLLDDPQDRIIVESTIKMAHNLGLEIIAEGVEDEATLIELVKMECDAIQGFYFSKPLAAKELDVWLQRNL